In a single window of the Micromonospora inositola genome:
- a CDS encoding M23 family metallopeptidase, whose protein sequence is MQEDSSVQNENTQDIPRHRAPKRTGRRTTYFLVGAVALIGLGLGGVSVATTDHGTPTPAAVDFDAQARAEAAARADRSVRESTGPVTPSATPASPSPSPSTASPKPTKNAATAKPKPTAKPKPTWVIPMKGAEITSCYGQRWGTLHAGIDFAMPAGTPIHAAAAGTVVKAGDVGDGYGNSVFIDHGNGYLTHYAHQSRIAVSVGEKVSAGEVIGYEGATGDATGPHLHFEVHKGAMWNQIDPAPFLRARGIDVAC, encoded by the coding sequence GTGCAGGAAGACAGCTCCGTCCAGAACGAGAACACGCAGGACATCCCCCGGCACCGGGCGCCCAAGCGGACGGGTCGACGCACCACATACTTCCTGGTCGGCGCGGTGGCGCTGATCGGCCTCGGCCTCGGCGGCGTCTCCGTCGCCACCACCGACCACGGCACACCGACCCCCGCCGCCGTCGACTTCGACGCCCAGGCCCGCGCCGAGGCCGCCGCCCGCGCCGACCGCTCCGTGCGCGAGTCGACCGGCCCGGTCACCCCGTCCGCGACCCCGGCCAGCCCGTCGCCGAGCCCTTCGACGGCAAGCCCGAAGCCGACGAAGAACGCGGCCACCGCCAAGCCGAAGCCGACCGCCAAGCCGAAGCCCACCTGGGTGATCCCGATGAAGGGGGCCGAGATCACCTCCTGCTACGGGCAGCGGTGGGGCACCTTGCACGCCGGCATCGACTTCGCGATGCCCGCCGGCACCCCGATCCACGCCGCCGCCGCGGGCACGGTGGTCAAGGCCGGCGACGTCGGCGACGGGTACGGCAACTCCGTCTTCATCGACCACGGCAACGGCTACCTGACCCACTACGCCCACCAGAGCCGCATCGCGGTCAGTGTGGGCGAGAAGGTCAGCGCCGGCGAGGTGATCGGCTACGAGGGCGCCACCGGCGACGCCACCGGCCCGCACCTGCACTTCGAGGTGCACAAGGGCGCCATGTGGAACCAGATCGACCCGGCGCCGTTCCTGCGCGCCCGGGGCATCGACGTGGCCTGCTGA
- a CDS encoding M23 family metallopeptidase, producing the protein MRQRLSSEPDRYRGRRRVPTPPRSRYAAVVTTAFVGAGIVALGANALPDAKSVSPSVLDELKQASITSQDAAARTDAADRATRDSRVAKAGAEQDVWLLPLQGYDFNSPYGMRWGKLHTGVDLVAPEGTPYVAIHAGTVTKAGWFGGYGYAVIVQHPDGSEAIYGHSSAVSVQEGQQVKAGDQLGLVGNTGHSYGSHLHLEIHVNGQPLDPVPWLEDRGVDIKNQIEAIYSEVAAS; encoded by the coding sequence GTGCGCCAGCGCCTGTCGTCTGAGCCCGATAGATATCGCGGCCGCCGCCGCGTACCCACCCCCCCGCGGAGCCGCTACGCCGCGGTCGTCACCACCGCCTTCGTCGGGGCCGGCATCGTCGCCCTCGGCGCGAACGCCCTCCCCGACGCCAAGAGCGTCAGCCCGTCGGTCCTCGACGAGCTCAAGCAGGCCTCGATCACCAGCCAGGACGCGGCGGCCCGTACCGACGCCGCCGACCGCGCCACCCGGGACAGCCGGGTCGCCAAGGCCGGGGCCGAGCAGGACGTCTGGCTGCTCCCCCTGCAGGGCTACGACTTCAACTCGCCCTACGGCATGCGCTGGGGCAAGCTGCACACCGGCGTCGACCTGGTCGCCCCCGAGGGCACCCCGTACGTCGCGATCCACGCCGGCACCGTCACCAAGGCCGGCTGGTTCGGCGGCTACGGCTACGCGGTGATCGTCCAGCACCCGGACGGCAGCGAGGCCATCTACGGCCACTCCTCAGCGGTGAGCGTGCAGGAGGGCCAGCAGGTCAAGGCCGGCGACCAGCTCGGCCTGGTCGGCAACACGGGGCACTCCTACGGCTCGCACCTGCACCTGGAGATCCATGTCAACGGGCAGCCACTGGACCCGGTGCCGTGGCTCGAGGACCGCGGAGTGGACATCAAGAACCAAATCGAGGCAATCTACAGCGAGGTAGCCGCGTCCTGA
- a CDS encoding cobalamin B12-binding domain-containing protein: protein MSSRIRVVVAKPGLDGHDRGAKVVARALRDAGMEVIYTGLHQTPEQIVETAIQEDADAVGLSVLSGAHMTLFKRVLELLAARDARDIVVFGGGIIPDADIPELERLGVAKIFTPGATTQSIVEWVRQNVAQPVA from the coding sequence ATGAGCTCTCGTATCCGGGTCGTCGTCGCGAAGCCCGGCCTGGACGGCCACGACCGAGGCGCGAAGGTCGTCGCGCGCGCCCTGCGGGACGCCGGCATGGAGGTCATCTACACCGGCCTGCACCAGACCCCGGAGCAGATCGTGGAGACCGCGATCCAGGAGGACGCCGACGCGGTCGGCCTCTCCGTGCTCTCCGGGGCGCACATGACCCTCTTCAAGCGGGTACTGGAGCTGCTCGCCGCGCGGGACGCTCGCGACATCGTGGTCTTCGGTGGCGGCATCATCCCGGACGCCGACATCCCGGAGCTGGAGCGGCTGGGCGTGGCCAAGATCTTCACGCCGGGCGCCACCACCCAGTCCATCGTCGAATGGGTCCGGCAGAACGTCGCCCAGCCGGTCGCCTGA